The Candidatus Obscuribacterales bacterium sequence AATAAAGTTGCTGACATTGCCACCAAACTTTATCAGTGCTACGACGAATTGGATCTCGATCTGGCTGAAATCAATCCTTTGGTTATCACGGAAGGCGACGATGTCTTGGCACTCGACGGCAAGATTGTCGTCAACGATGACTCAATAGACAGACATCCGGAATTCCAAGGTTGGGAAAAGGATCACCTCGCCGGTCTTAGCGATCGCGAAGCTCGCGCAAAAATGCTCGGCTTGAACCTAGTCGAATTGGACGGCAATATCGGTATTCTCTGCAACGGCGCAGGACTAACAATGGCCACCATGGACATGGTCAAATACTTCGGCGGAGAGCCGGCCAACTTCTTGGATGTTGGCGGCGGCTCCGATAAAGACAAGACACTCTTTGCTTTGGATATCGTCAATGAGAATCCGGACGTAAAAGTAATCTTGTTGAACATCCTGGGTGGTATCACTGCCTGTGATGAAGTTGCTGGAGCTCTGATTGAATTCATCAAACAGAATCCGCATCGTCAAATGGTTGTCCGTCTACGCGGCAACAATCAAGACAAGGCAGCAGAAATGCTTGCTAAATCAGGATTGAAACTGATACCGGATTTGGAAACAGCTGTAAAAGAAGCTGTGGCTAAATCAAAATCAATTGCTTCTACTAAAGAAGTAGCAAAAGTATAAAGGGGCGAATAAACAATGATTTTAGTTAACAAAGAAACCAAAGTTATCGTGCAAGGCGCCACCGGAAAGATGGGCGCAACTCATACCAAACGTATGCTCGATTACGGAACCAAAGTCGTTGCCGGTGTTACACCAGGCAAAGGCGGAGAAACAATTCATGGCGTGCCTGTTTATGACACGGTTGCTGAAGCAGTAAGAGCAACAGGTGCCGATTGCTCAGTCAGCTTTGTGCCACCATACTTGGCACTCGATGGCGGCTGCGAAGCAATTGATGCAGGCGTCGGTCTTGTTTGTGTGATTACCGAAGGTATTCCACCAAATGACACAGCTAAATTGGTTGCTGAAGCTAAGCGCAAAGGCATTCAACTAGTTGGACCGAACTGCCCTGGAATTATTTCCCCAGGAGCAAGCCTTATTGGTATTTTGCCAGGCAATATTTTCAAGCCAGGAAAAATCGGCATGATTAGCCGTAGCGGCACATTGACCTACGAAATTGCTTTGGCTTTGAGCGAAAACGGTCAGGGTCAATCAACTTGCGTAGGCATTGGTGGCGACCCTGTTAAAGGCATGGGCAATCTTGAACTGCTAAGCATGTTCAATGATGATCCAGGCACCGAGCTAATTGTTCTAATCGGTGAAATTGGCGGTACGGCTGAAGAGGAAGCTGCTGCCTACATCAAGAAGAACATCCGCAAGCCGGTCGTTGCCTACATCGCCGGACAAACCGCACCTCCAGGAAAGCGCATGGGTCACGCCGGTGCCGTCATTGAAGGTGGTAAGGGCACAGCTGAGTCCAAGATGAAAGCCTTCAAGGAAGTGGGCATCGAAGTAGCCGTCACTCCGATTGAAGTCGTTGAGCTGGTCAACAAGGCTGCCAAGCAGTTGGTCAGCAAGTAATTGCGGCAATTTGCACAAAGGGAACCCCGGCATGGCTGGGGTTCCCTTTTATATGTTGAGTCAGATCATTAATTAAGCTACACTAATATTTAGTAGCTTATAAATAGAACTTTCGGCGGGGTCAGACCTCTACTTGTCATCCCGCATAATAGAAGAAGCCCCGTCCCACGATACACAATGACCGACGACAAGAAAAAGACGAACAAGGAAATCAAAAAGCCAAAGACCGCATTGGTCCTTCCAGGTGGTGGCGGCCGCGGCGCCTACCAAGTCGGCGTAGCCAAAGCATTTAAAGAACAAGGCATTGAATTCGACATGGCGTTCGGCACCAGTATCGGCGCCCTCAATGCTTCGCTTATCGCACAGGATGCAATTCCACGCCTAGAACTTCTCTGGACTTCTCTGCGTCCAAAAGACATTTTCCGTTTGCCGTCTGCAATGCAATTGGGAACAATGATCGTCGGACAAGCTTTAGGACTACTCGATACATCACCACTCGAGCAACTTTTGTTGCGCGAATTGGATCTGCAGAAACTAAAAGCCAGCAAAACAAAAGTTGGTTTCGTCACAACAGATCTCTGTAGTCTTCGCACAAGATTCATTACCATCGATGACATCATGTCGACAAACGAACTTGTAGATGCCTTGATGGCAACATCTGCTGTACCAATGGCATTTCCACCCAGACACTTGCACGGCAAAGGTCTATGGGTAGATGGCGGCTTAGTACGCAACACGCCACTACAAGCAGCAATTGACGCAGGCGCCCAAGAAATTTTCATGGTTCTTCTGCACCCTGAAACAATTGATGCATGTCCTACAAACTTATTCCAAGTATTAGTACGCTGTCTCGATATTTTGCTTGATGCATCCGCACGCAAAGAAATTGAACTAGCCAATCTATACAACAGACTAATCGAAGAAGGCGCGTCTGAAGCTGAGGGTATGCACAAAGTAAACATCCACGTCGTGCAACCACGTAAACCAGTGAACACAACATTGCTGGAAATAGATCCCGAACGCTCTCGCTTCCTCGTCAAGCAAGGCTACGAAGACGCGATGGAACAATTAGTCACCATCTATCAAAATGGACAACGAGTACCCGCAGTTTAGAAAGCGTGTCAGAACTTTATTGCCATGAATACCCGTAAAGGTCTTCTCAAAAATCAAATTGTCCTCCTTACCTCCGTCATTGTCTTTGCTGCCGGTCCGACCGCAGCGGCCGATAGCAACAGTTTGACCGAGCAGGGAAATCAGCTAATAAAGCAACACGAATTCAATAGGGCAATCAATTGTCTCAACCAGGCAATACAGCTAAATCCAAACAACGCAGAAGCATATGCATATCGGGCCGATGCACAGATTGGATTAGTCAATTCAGAGCAAGCTCTGAAGGATGCCAATCAATCACTTCGCCTGAACCCGAAATCAGCGCATGCTTATGTTGCACGTAGCTCCGCTTACATTGTCGATGGTCAATACAAAAAGGCTATTGAAGACAATACTAAGGCATTGGCGATTGATCCAAAATTTGCCCCTGCATATATCTTGCGCGGTTGGTACTATTTCGAACACCGAAATTATCAACTCAGCATTGAATCATATACCAAAGCAATTGAACTAAAGCCTGAATATTCCCGCCCTTTCGCCATTCGAGGAAAGGTGTACAACGCTATGGGGCAATATCAAAAAGCAATTGAGGATTGCACAAGAGCTTTACAGCTCGATCCAAAATGTGATGTGTCCTATTTCATTCGCGCCAAGGCATACACTTCTCTCAAACAACATCAAAAGGCAGCGGACGATCTTGCTCAAGCAGAAGCATCCAATCCAAAAGACCCATGGATTTATATGAACCGCGGACTTTATTTTGAAGAACGAGGGCAACACAGAGAGGCTATTGCGGATTTCACCAAAGCTATAGAACTCAAACCAGGCTACGGACTCGGTTACAACAATCGCGGCTGGTGTTTTGCACAGCTCTGACAATATGAGAAGGCAATGGACGACTACAATAAGTCCATCAAGCTAAATCCGAAATACACTCACTTTTATAGTAATCGCGGGTACACCTTCGGTCAGATGGGACAATACCAAAAGGCGATTGAAGATTTTAACAAGACCATCCAACTCGATAATTCCGACTCGATTGCATACAATTGCCGTGGCTACACTTTGACACAGATGGGACAGCACGAGAAGGCGATTCAAGACTTCGACAAGGCGATATGACTCAATCCTGAATACGCGCCATTTTATTACAACCGTGGTTATTCACTAGCTCAATTGGGAGAGCATAAGGGAGCGGTAGAAGATTTCGGCAAGGCAATTCAACTCTCGCCTGACCTTAAAACAGCACACCGATATCGTGCTGAATCTTACCTGATGCTAGGTCAACCAATAAGTGCTCTAAAGGATTTCTTCGAAAGCCTCACCGCGAAATCCCAACGCGCAGTGACGCTCGACTGCCTGGTGCTCTTTTTATTGGTACTCTGTTTAAAACTTTTAGCGTCGAGGTCAAAGACTTAGTACTGAAAGCCGTTATTGCGCAAATGTACTAGTGGCTCGTCTTCATTCAGAATGCCACCGTTTGTTACTTCACCTAGAAGTACAACGTGATCGCCTGCATCTGTTGTACTGCGTATTATTAGATTCATGAATGCTACGCATTTCGCTAGAATTGGTCCAGCCTCAGGATTTGATACCACTTCCAGTCCTTCGAAGCGATCCATGCCTTCAGCAAATGGCTTAGCGAAATTCTTGAACATGTCCATGTTTTTCTTGGACAAGACGTTCAGTGTAAAAGTCTTTCCAACAGCCATCGCATCCATTACGTGCGTGCGCTCTTTTTTAATAACAACAGTGAGCATTGGCGGCTCAAAAGCGGCTTGCGACACCCAAGAAAGCAAGATGCCGTCTTTGTGTCCGTTGTGATTCATTGTGGCAACGTAGACGCCTGACGCAATACGCCCAATGGCTTTGCCGATTGCCTGTTTGTCACCTTGGTTAATAGTTGAATTTGTCATAGGCCAACATTACCGCCAATACGGCGCACCGTCATTAAGGTCGGTTAAATCGATTCAGAACACAGCCCCGCTTGACATATCGATCGTATGTAATTATAATGTGTATATAAATGATGTACAAAAGTGAGTAACAAGTGTCTTATCGCGTCAACGTAATACTCGAAGATCAAGTTTGGGAAAGTCTCAAGACTGTGCCGCGCGGAGAACGCAGCAAGCTTATTAACCAAGCGATTGCCGATCGACTACTAATGAGACGACGTGCACAGGTGGCGAAAGAAATGGATGAGCTGAGAAGCAAATTGCCAACACTTGACTCTCAAGAAACCCTCGATTTAATTAGGTCAGACCGAAGGCGCACCAAATGACTGTCGTCGTTCCAGACGCGTGCGTATTGATTAAGTGGGTCGTAAACGAGTCAGATCAGATTGCACAGTTAAAAGCAGGTTCTATTCTGCAGGCAGCAATCAAGGACGAGTTGCAACTCAAAGTACCATCATTGTGGTTATTCGAAGTTGGTAATACCCTCGGGCGACAACTACCCAAACACGCTGCCATTCTAATTGAAAAGCTCGTGCGCTTTGGACTGGATGAGCCTTTGTGGACAACAGATTGGCTTAATCAGACTCTATCAATTAGCTCCAAGTACAAAGTCACCTTCTACGATGCTTCGTACCATGCGCTAGCTATAACAGAAGGTGGCACATTCGTAACAGCGGATCTTGAATATGCCCGCAAGACTAAAAGCTTAGGGTCGGTAATTTATCTAAATGATTGGCAAGACTAGCATGGCGTGAGATCCTCCGCCCAAGCCTGCCCTGAGGAAACCCAAAGGGTCCCAGGATGACGCACAAATGCGTACTTCGTTGAACTCGTGATTAAAACAGCGATGCTACACGACGGCGAAGCGGAACCGGCTTGCCATTGCGGCGTTTGTTACGTTTACGACGAGAGTACCAGAAAATAAGAGCTTCCGCCAACTGAGTAGCATCGTGTTGCGACGGATTGTCGTGACTTACTACGTTGCGTTTAATTGGACGCACTCCTAGATCACGCACATGGTTTGGATCGTAGGTGACAAAATTTGGTGAAGCATCAGGAGACCCTTCTTCCGGAATATCCTCGTTCACTAATACCGCATCAACAAATTTATAGCCTTCGCCCATGGCACAGCCGGAATGTTCAAGCAATGCTTTGACGTGATCACCAACTGTATAGCCTGTTGTTTCACCAGGTTCAGTCATTACGTTGCAGACGTAAATTCGGCGAGCAGATGTCTGTCTAATCGCTTCTGATACTCCCTGTACAAGCAAGTTCGGAATTATCGATGTATACAAACTACCAGGACCAAGCACAACCAAGTCGGCATTCATGATTACATCAATAGCATCAGGTGCCGGCTCCGGATTTGCCGGGTCAACCGACATGCGAGCGATGTGTCCATTCGCTTCAGCAA is a genomic window containing:
- a CDS encoding acetate--CoA ligase family protein, with protein sequence MNLYEYEAKEIFADYGITIPPGVRITKPEQLAGIHFGYPLTLKCQVLTGGRGKAGGIKFGKDLKDAQALAKDLLQLSIKGIKTDSLLVEPKVAIAKELYLAVTLDRSRGCPIFIASAEGGVEIESSGKVVTMPIPYPFHPYVARELAKQLGLSKKVLNKVADIATKLYQCYDELDLDLAEINPLVITEGDDVLALDGKIVVNDDSIDRHPEFQGWEKDHLAGLSDREARAKMLGLNLVELDGNIGILCNGAGLTMATMDMVKYFGGEPANFLDVGGGSDKDKTLFALDIVNENPDVKVILLNILGGITACDEVAGALIEFIKQNPHRQMVVRLRGNNQDKAAEMLAKSGLKLIPDLETAVKEAVAKSKSIASTKEVAKV
- the sucD gene encoding succinate--CoA ligase subunit alpha: MILVNKETKVIVQGATGKMGATHTKRMLDYGTKVVAGVTPGKGGETIHGVPVYDTVAEAVRATGADCSVSFVPPYLALDGGCEAIDAGVGLVCVITEGIPPNDTAKLVAEAKRKGIQLVGPNCPGIISPGASLIGILPGNIFKPGKIGMISRSGTLTYEIALALSENGQGQSTCVGIGGDPVKGMGNLELLSMFNDDPGTELIVLIGEIGGTAEEEAAAYIKKNIRKPVVAYIAGQTAPPGKRMGHAGAVIEGGKGTAESKMKAFKEVGIEVAVTPIEVVELVNKAAKQLVSK
- a CDS encoding patatin-like phospholipase family protein; this encodes MTDDKKKTNKEIKKPKTALVLPGGGGRGAYQVGVAKAFKEQGIEFDMAFGTSIGALNASLIAQDAIPRLELLWTSLRPKDIFRLPSAMQLGTMIVGQALGLLDTSPLEQLLLRELDLQKLKASKTKVGFVTTDLCSLRTRFITIDDIMSTNELVDALMATSAVPMAFPPRHLHGKGLWVDGGLVRNTPLQAAIDAGAQEIFMVLLHPETIDACPTNLFQVLVRCLDILLDASARKEIELANLYNRLIEEGASEAEGMHKVNIHVVQPRKPVNTTLLEIDPERSRFLVKQGYEDAMEQLVTIYQNGQRVPAV
- a CDS encoding tetratricopeptide repeat protein → MNTRKGLLKNQIVLLTSVIVFAAGPTAAADSNSLTEQGNQLIKQHEFNRAINCLNQAIQLNPNNAEAYAYRADAQIGLVNSEQALKDANQSLRLNPKSAHAYVARSSAYIVDGQYKKAIEDNTKALAIDPKFAPAYILRGWYYFEHRNYQLSIESYTKAIELKPEYSRPFAIRGKVYNAMGQYQKAIEDCTRALQLDPKCDVSYFIRAKAYTSLKQHQKAADDLAQAEASNPKDPWIYMNRGLYFEERGQHREAIADFTKAIELKPGYGLGYNNRGWCFAQL
- a CDS encoding tetratricopeptide repeat protein, translating into MDDYNKSIKLNPKYTHFYSNRGYTFGQMGQYQKAIEDFNKTIQLDNSDSIAYNCRGYTLTQMGQHEKAIQDFDKAI
- a CDS encoding flavin reductase family protein; amino-acid sequence: MTNSTINQGDKQAIGKAIGRIASGVYVATMNHNGHKDGILLSWVSQAAFEPPMLTVVIKKERTHVMDAMAVGKTFTLNVLSKKNMDMFKNFAKPFAEGMDRFEGLEVVSNPEAGPILAKCVAFMNLIIRSTTDAGDHVVLLGEVTNGGILNEDEPLVHLRNNGFQY
- a CDS encoding type II toxin-antitoxin system VapC family toxin, whose amino-acid sequence is MTVVVPDACVLIKWVVNESDQIAQLKAGSILQAAIKDELQLKVPSLWLFEVGNTLGRQLPKHAAILIEKLVRFGLDEPLWTTDWLNQTLSISSKYKVTFYDASYHALAITEGGTFVTADLEYARKTKSLGSVIYLNDWQD